The following proteins are encoded in a genomic region of Necator americanus strain Aroian chromosome II, whole genome shotgun sequence:
- a CDS encoding hypothetical protein (NECATOR_CHRII.G7250.T1), whose protein sequence is MPDEALKAVESYRTIAGKYLTELWRKLRCRTQLAEDVPPSIFNFFRGRGEHCSHISEDRLWHSVTPNKINFIHHTLTITTFRRYSLRLDSACCSGYDALSKTEKDINFQPHLILFQSSRCSLGSGTSHF, encoded by the exons ATGCCAGATGAGGCATTGAAAGCAGTGGAGTCCTATCGCACCATAGCTGGAAA ATATCTTACAGAACTTTGGAGGAAGTTGCGGTGCAGAACGCAACTGGCAGAAGATGTTCCACCATCAATCTTTAACTTTTTCCGAGGAAGAGGAGAACACTGTTCTCACATCTCAGAAGATAGACTATG GCACTCCGTAACGCCTAACAAAATAAACTTCATCCACCACACattaacaataacaaca TTCAGACGGTATTCGCTCCGTCTGGATAGTGCTTGCTGTTCTGGATACGATGCCCTCAGCAAAACGGAGAAGGACATCAACTTCCAACCACATCTTATCCTATTTCAATCCTCACGTTGCTCCCTTGGGAGTGGCACTAGCCATTTTTAA